One Paracoccaceae bacterium genomic region harbors:
- a CDS encoding propionyl-CoA synthetase, whose protein sequence is MGYRETYADWRADPEGFWMDAAKAIDWSAFPTRALNDTRAPLYEWFDDGLVNTCWNAVDRHVAAGRGGQLAIIHDSPVTHTKRGITYAELQSRVASLAGALRARGVEKGDRVIIYMPMVPEALEAMLACARLGAVHSVVFGGFAAAELAVRIDDCKPRAIIAASCGIEPNRVVHYKPLLDGAIDMAAHKPDFCVIFQREQEVAHLVPGRDLDWHEFQFGTDPADCVPVPGNHPAYILYTSGTTGAPKGVVRPTAGHLVALHWSMGAIYGVGAGDVFWAASDVGWVVGHSYICYGPLVAGCTTIVFEGKPVGTPDAGTFWRVIAEHGVKSFFTAPTAIRAVKRDDPEGRLVAQHDLSGLNTLYLAGERADPDTIEWAQRHLGKPVIDHWWQTETGWPIAANPMGLGPLPVKLGSPSVPMPGYDVQVLDEGGHPLPPDTLGAIAVKLPLPPGTLPTLWNAEERFVKSYLSHFPGYYETGDAGYIDADGYLYIMARTDDVINVAGHRLSTGAMEEVLASHPDVAECAVIGVADDLKGQSPLGFLCLNRGTNRPHDAVVKECVTLMRERIGPVADFKRAVVVDRLPKTRSGKILRATMVKIADSQPFKAPATIDDPAILDEIAEALRGIGLAR, encoded by the coding sequence ATGGGATACCGTGAAACCTATGCGGACTGGCGGGCCGATCCGGAGGGGTTCTGGATGGATGCGGCAAAGGCCATCGACTGGTCCGCGTTTCCGACCCGCGCGCTGAACGACACCCGGGCACCGCTGTATGAATGGTTCGACGACGGCCTGGTGAACACCTGCTGGAACGCGGTCGATCGCCATGTCGCCGCCGGCCGGGGTGGCCAGCTTGCGATCATCCACGACAGCCCCGTCACCCACACCAAGCGCGGCATCACCTATGCCGAATTGCAGTCCCGCGTCGCCTCGCTGGCCGGGGCCTTGCGGGCGAGGGGCGTGGAAAAGGGTGACCGGGTCATCATCTACATGCCGATGGTGCCCGAGGCGTTGGAGGCGATGCTGGCCTGCGCCCGGCTGGGTGCTGTCCATTCGGTGGTGTTCGGCGGCTTTGCGGCGGCCGAACTGGCCGTGCGGATCGACGATTGCAAGCCGCGGGCGATCATCGCGGCCTCCTGCGGGATCGAGCCGAACCGCGTGGTGCATTACAAGCCGCTGCTTGACGGCGCCATCGACATGGCGGCGCACAAGCCCGATTTCTGCGTGATCTTCCAGAGGGAACAGGAGGTCGCGCATCTGGTCCCCGGCCGCGATCTGGACTGGCACGAGTTCCAGTTCGGAACCGACCCCGCCGATTGCGTGCCGGTTCCCGGCAACCATCCCGCCTATATCCTCTATACCTCGGGCACCACCGGCGCGCCGAAGGGCGTGGTCCGCCCGACCGCGGGGCATCTGGTGGCGCTGCACTGGTCGATGGGGGCGATCTATGGCGTCGGCGCGGGCGACGTGTTCTGGGCCGCCTCGGATGTCGGGTGGGTCGTGGGCCACAGCTACATCTGCTATGGTCCGCTGGTGGCGGGCTGCACGACCATCGTGTTCGAGGGCAAGCCGGTCGGAACCCCGGATGCCGGCACGTTCTGGCGGGTGATCGCGGAACATGGCGTGAAAAGCTTCTTCACCGCGCCCACCGCGATCCGGGCGGTCAAGCGCGACGATCCGGAGGGCAGGCTGGTCGCGCAACATGACCTGTCGGGTCTGAACACGCTCTACCTCGCGGGTGAGCGCGCCGATCCCGACACGATCGAATGGGCGCAGCGGCATCTGGGCAAGCCGGTGATCGACCACTGGTGGCAGACCGAGACGGGCTGGCCGATCGCGGCGAACCCGATGGGTCTGGGGCCCCTGCCGGTCAAGCTGGGCAGTCCTTCGGTCCCGATGCCGGGATATGACGTGCAGGTGCTGGACGAGGGCGGCCATCCCCTGCCGCCCGACACGCTGGGCGCCATCGCGGTGAAGCTGCCGCTGCCCCCCGGCACGCTGCCGACGCTGTGGAATGCGGAGGAGCGGTTCGTCAAATCCTACCTGTCGCACTTCCCCGGCTACTACGAGACGGGCGACGCGGGCTATATCGACGCGGACGGCTATCTGTACATCATGGCGCGCACCGATGACGTGATCAACGTCGCGGGGCACCGGTTGTCGACGGGCGCGATGGAGGAGGTTCTGGCCAGCCATCCCGATGTTGCGGAATGCGCGGTGATCGGGGTTGCGGACGATCTGAAGGGGCAGTCGCCGCTCGGGTTCCTGTGCCTGAACCGGGGCACCAACCGGCCGCATGACGCCGTGGTGAAGGAATGCGTGACGCTGATGCGCGAGAGGATCGGGCCGGTTGCGGATTTCAAGCGGGCGGTGGTGGTGGACCGGCTGCCCAAGACCCGCTCGGGGAAAATCCTGCGGGCGACCATGGTCAAGATCGCCGACAGCCAGCCGTTCAAGGCCCCCGCCACGATCGACGATCCGGCCATCCTGGA